A part of Salvelinus alpinus chromosome 23, SLU_Salpinus.1, whole genome shotgun sequence genomic DNA contains:
- the LOC139550448 gene encoding heterogeneous nuclear ribonucleoprotein C-like isoform X2 produces the protein MDRSPTTSALMASNVTNKTDPRSLNSRVFIGNLNTLLVTKTDVEAIFSKYGKIVGCSVHKGFAFVQFVNERCARAAVGGEDGRMIVGQVLDINLAGEPKPHRSKTTKRSAGDMYSSPTFDLDYDFQRDYYDRVYSYPSRVPPPPPPLSRAVIPSKRPRVSMTGGGSRRTKASFSSKSSQRASSRTMKTDDLQTIKKELTLIKHKVDYLLESLGRMEKDHGKKSDGKGTKPEPGVVSSLQHSSNKKEESIKRERENQELNDSEEEGDLLEEEVKSQERDDDDDEEEEGEHVDGDDGDSVNGDEDS, from the exons ATGGA TCGGTCCCCCACCACCAGCGCCCTGATGGCCAGCAACGTGACCAACAAGACGGACCCTCGCTCGCTCAACTCCCGGGTCTTCATCGGAAACCTCAACACGCTACTGGTCACCAAGACTGACGTGGAGGCCATCTTCAGCAAGTATGGCAAGATTGTGGGCTGTTCTGTGCACAAGGGCTTTGCCTTCGTCCAGTTCGTCAACGAGAGATGTGCCCGGGCCGCCGTAGGTGGTGAGGACGGACGCATGATCGTGGGACAGGTGCTGG ACATTAACTTGGCCGGAGAACCCAAACCCCACAGGTCAAAGACCACAAAGCGCTCTGCGGGAGACATGTACAG CAGTCCCACATTTGATCTGGACTACGACTTCCAGAGAGATTACTATGACCG AGTGTACTCGTACCCGTCCCGcgtgccccctcctcctccacccctgtcCCGAGCAGTGATCCCATCCAAGCGCCCGCGGGTCAGCATGACTGGAGGGGGTAGCCGCCGCACCAAGGCCAGTTTCTCCTCCAAGAGCAGCCAGAGAGCATCCTCAAGAACAA TGAAAACAGATGACCTGCAGACCATCAAGAAGGAGCTGACGCTGATTAAACACAAAGTAGACTACCTGCTGGAGAGCCTAGGCCGCATGGAGAAGGACCACGGCAAGAAGTCAG ATGGGAAAGGTACCAAGCCTGAACCTGGAGTGGTGTCCTCACTGCAGCATTCCAGCAACAAGAAGGAGGAGAGCatcaagagggagagggagaaccagGAGCTCAACGACTCTGAGGAGGAGGGGGACCTGCTAgaagaggag GTAAAGAGTCAAGAAagggatgatgatgacgatgaagaggaggaaggagagcatGTGGATGGAGACGATGGTGACAGTGTCAACGGAGATGAGGACTCATAG
- the LOC139550448 gene encoding heterogeneous nuclear ribonucleoprotein C-like isoform X1: MDRSPTTSALMASNVTNKTDPRSLNSRVFIGNLNTLLVTKTDVEAIFSKYGKIVGCSVHKGFAFVQFVNERCARAAVGGEDGRMIVGQVLDINLAGEPKPHRSKTTKRSAGDMYRSDSISPTFDLDYDFQRDYYDRVYSYPSRVPPPPPPLSRAVIPSKRPRVSMTGGGSRRTKASFSSKSSQRASSRTMKTDDLQTIKKELTLIKHKVDYLLESLGRMEKDHGKKSDGKGTKPEPGVVSSLQHSSNKKEESIKRERENQELNDSEEEGDLLEEEVKSQERDDDDDEEEEGEHVDGDDGDSVNGDEDS; this comes from the exons ATGGA TCGGTCCCCCACCACCAGCGCCCTGATGGCCAGCAACGTGACCAACAAGACGGACCCTCGCTCGCTCAACTCCCGGGTCTTCATCGGAAACCTCAACACGCTACTGGTCACCAAGACTGACGTGGAGGCCATCTTCAGCAAGTATGGCAAGATTGTGGGCTGTTCTGTGCACAAGGGCTTTGCCTTCGTCCAGTTCGTCAACGAGAGATGTGCCCGGGCCGCCGTAGGTGGTGAGGACGGACGCATGATCGTGGGACAGGTGCTGG ACATTAACTTGGCCGGAGAACCCAAACCCCACAGGTCAAAGACCACAAAGCGCTCTGCGGGAGACATGTACAGGTCTGATTCAAT CAGTCCCACATTTGATCTGGACTACGACTTCCAGAGAGATTACTATGACCG AGTGTACTCGTACCCGTCCCGcgtgccccctcctcctccacccctgtcCCGAGCAGTGATCCCATCCAAGCGCCCGCGGGTCAGCATGACTGGAGGGGGTAGCCGCCGCACCAAGGCCAGTTTCTCCTCCAAGAGCAGCCAGAGAGCATCCTCAAGAACAA TGAAAACAGATGACCTGCAGACCATCAAGAAGGAGCTGACGCTGATTAAACACAAAGTAGACTACCTGCTGGAGAGCCTAGGCCGCATGGAGAAGGACCACGGCAAGAAGTCAG ATGGGAAAGGTACCAAGCCTGAACCTGGAGTGGTGTCCTCACTGCAGCATTCCAGCAACAAGAAGGAGGAGAGCatcaagagggagagggagaaccagGAGCTCAACGACTCTGAGGAGGAGGGGGACCTGCTAgaagaggag GTAAAGAGTCAAGAAagggatgatgatgacgatgaagaggaggaaggagagcatGTGGATGGAGACGATGGTGACAGTGTCAACGGAGATGAGGACTCATAG
- the LOC139550448 gene encoding heterogeneous nuclear ribonucleoprotein C-like isoform X3, which yields MASNVTNKTDPRSLNSRVFIGNLNTLLVTKTDVEAIFSKYGKIVGCSVHKGFAFVQFVNERCARAAVGGEDGRMIVGQVLDINLAGEPKPHRSKTTKRSAGDMYRSDSISPTFDLDYDFQRDYYDRVYSYPSRVPPPPPPLSRAVIPSKRPRVSMTGGGSRRTKASFSSKSSQRASSRTMKTDDLQTIKKELTLIKHKVDYLLESLGRMEKDHGKKSDGKGTKPEPGVVSSLQHSSNKKEESIKRERENQELNDSEEEGDLLEEEVKSQERDDDDDEEEEGEHVDGDDGDSVNGDEDS from the exons ATGGCCAGCAACGTGACCAACAAGACGGACCCTCGCTCGCTCAACTCCCGGGTCTTCATCGGAAACCTCAACACGCTACTGGTCACCAAGACTGACGTGGAGGCCATCTTCAGCAAGTATGGCAAGATTGTGGGCTGTTCTGTGCACAAGGGCTTTGCCTTCGTCCAGTTCGTCAACGAGAGATGTGCCCGGGCCGCCGTAGGTGGTGAGGACGGACGCATGATCGTGGGACAGGTGCTGG ACATTAACTTGGCCGGAGAACCCAAACCCCACAGGTCAAAGACCACAAAGCGCTCTGCGGGAGACATGTACAGGTCTGATTCAAT CAGTCCCACATTTGATCTGGACTACGACTTCCAGAGAGATTACTATGACCG AGTGTACTCGTACCCGTCCCGcgtgccccctcctcctccacccctgtcCCGAGCAGTGATCCCATCCAAGCGCCCGCGGGTCAGCATGACTGGAGGGGGTAGCCGCCGCACCAAGGCCAGTTTCTCCTCCAAGAGCAGCCAGAGAGCATCCTCAAGAACAA TGAAAACAGATGACCTGCAGACCATCAAGAAGGAGCTGACGCTGATTAAACACAAAGTAGACTACCTGCTGGAGAGCCTAGGCCGCATGGAGAAGGACCACGGCAAGAAGTCAG ATGGGAAAGGTACCAAGCCTGAACCTGGAGTGGTGTCCTCACTGCAGCATTCCAGCAACAAGAAGGAGGAGAGCatcaagagggagagggagaaccagGAGCTCAACGACTCTGAGGAGGAGGGGGACCTGCTAgaagaggag GTAAAGAGTCAAGAAagggatgatgatgacgatgaagaggaggaaggagagcatGTGGATGGAGACGATGGTGACAGTGTCAACGGAGATGAGGACTCATAG